From the genome of Colletotrichum higginsianum IMI 349063 chromosome 4, whole genome shotgun sequence, one region includes:
- a CDS encoding AMP-binding enzyme, whose amino-acid sequence MNASASTSPGLSEAEGPPLDLSGVPDVWDGFRSAIKDHPNELALVCTHQPHNLFGFPSFASPGPEDNSITDEPPPAYLRWTFQTLAQAIHKLVLAKKSSAADVGLSGELGPGTPVITFLRNGADFVLAAWASVVTGCTLTPLNPLTLKNRDEASHMLRTALSLAPDGHKLRVIYAADSDVAKNVDELDADILGAHSIKILASGSEARDGWLHLDGLVRALDASGSGDLSLYTPLAGLEGKDHAQAGIVLFTSGSTSRPKGLFCRHAVLNTYTNSRLLLSPPHLLPQPGSRVCSILPNNHGNGWTCIQTAHGRGAALVFPGPAFSTPEALLSTLRRERITHTLLVPTLVHALVAVMEKGQPPLESLLSVTFGGMILTKQETLATAKILGANAIENAYGCTEGVLTSTGSVVASGPDPHMSSSNDQEEVSVGRPPMGHGIKIVDPATGCVVPRNVTGEIHGYGPMISREGRWSYIGDEQNKAFYIEKETGRVWFQTGDMGRMDEKGDLFIVGRYKDMIIRGGENISPAAIEAVLMKNSALRTLDPQVVGVRDTIAGEVPAVVIKGDQPGAAVEEAVRETVLQHMTRMHVPDVVIHLKDLGQKDFPRTTSGKIQKFKLKQLVATHLDNQAAPQTSGISSGLGQHEEEQVKAIWTKAIGLGSSSQLDVNAPLGQYIDSITMMRVRDKIRKQTGVALPLAAMAQAATFAEQMKLLHSLSAGRRTASMATEVGAAHLARQQERISAANARIATRGRAFSTEDMADSGVEPELYEFVKDRVLEVISPHGLGWDDVEDVGPAYDANAVQAQCGFYDTINFNMAISTKKAISKRELRSALEAAMLNHPIMCSFMIWDADWRSVNPEPNEALHIIMRPSARYFDLAIQDGGAVRSLKDVEDIALGQTAEARRFPAPQQNTFPGPLYRVMLLDVEETGTVAMVTSGNHSITDHSAGQLFYDDLDRAVALAVSPSLASSGSTAASIQAQLPEHKDYKSYLDLHRAVRSSPRALASTKWHVDRLSSLPQHVDAGALWPSPKSWMHVSLEDHYRESHQLQHGFSIRVRPADPTGSTPIPISTIVKAAMAIASARRSGYTTARATTGARSRVAVFSSVEAARSHYNPFLPPSVTATEPAHRGEEHNGSLRWEAGDVAGPTVQIVCNVVEMPRCDRESVETVSQFLGRMQREQELQTKHASAPWRAIMDRLEDPNAMERPWPLLPLVHGTLMFNWAPGLGESARATQASAEDARLSQFENLDMLKSVQKPRVGLVVSAGASSSGPGATGSDSGSVTTVFLHLRGAGLGWGSDGGMLSFAREIEEMTRWLSADENKGLPLQDAFGGRE is encoded by the exons ATGAATGCCTCAGCGTCAACATCGCCAGGTCTCAGTGAGGCCGAAGGCCCACCTCTCGATCTCTCCGGAGTTCCTGACGTCTGGGACGGTTTTCGTTCGGCCATAAAGGACCATCCGAATGAGTTGGCTCTTGTGTGCACTCATCAGCCGCATAATCTGTTCGGATTTCCTAGTTTCGCCTCGCCTGGCCCGGAAGACAACAGCATCACGGACGAACCACCGCCAGCTTATCTTCGCTGGACCTTTCAAACTCTTGCCCAAGCCATCCACAAGCTTGTCCTTGCCAAAAAGTCCTCGGCCGCAGATGTTGGCTTATCGGGGGAGCTCGGCCCTGGAACTCCGGTGATAACCTTCCTCCGGAACGGGGCCGACTTTGTGCTTGCAGCTTGGGCATCGGTTGTGACGGGCTGCACCCTCACTCCGCTGAACCCTTTGACACTCAAGAATCGGGATGAGGCCTCCCACATGCTGAGAACGGCTCTGAGTCTTGCCCCCGACGGCCATAAACTGAGGGTCATCTACGCAGCCGACTCGGACGTGGCCAAAaacgtcgacgagctggacgcGGACATCCTTGGGGCTCACAGTATCAAGATCCTGGCTTCCGGGTCTGAGGCGAGAGACGGCTGGCTTCATCTTGATGGTTTGGTCAGGGCGCTTGATGCCAGTGGCAGCGGCGATTTGAGCCTGTACACCCCACTTGCTGGCCTTGAAGGCAAGGACCACGCCCAAGCCGGGATTGTACTCTT TACAAGCGGTTCAACAAGCAGGCCCAAGGGCTTGTTCTGCCGTCACGCCGTCTTGAACACTTACACCAACAGTCGACTGCTGCTTTCACCACCGCATCTCCTCCCGCAACCTGGCTCAAGAGTTTGCAGCATTCTACCCAACAACCACGGCAACGGCTGGACCTGCATTCAAACCGCACACGGCCGTGGCGCGGCCCTAGTGTTCCCCGGCCCGGCGTTCTCCACGCCGGAGGCACTGCTCTCTACTCTTCGCCGAGAACGCATCACGCACACGCTACTGGTGCCGACTCTGGTCCACGCCTTGGTGGCCGTCATGGAAAAGGGCCAGCCGCCGCTGGAGTCACTGCTCAGCGTTACCTTTGGGGGCATGATTCTAACCAAACAGGAGACGCTTGCGACGGCAAAGATTCTCGGGGCCAACGCCATTGAAAATGCCTACGGTTGCACCGAAGGTGTGCTCACCAGCACAGGCAGCGTGGTTGCATCTGGCCCAGACCCTCATATGAGCTCGTCCAACGACCAGGAAGAGGTTTCCGTTGGGAGACCACCGATGGGCCACGGCATCAAGATCGTGGATCCTGCCACGGGCTGCGTCGTTCCTCGAAATGTCACAGGGGAGATCCACGGGTATGGTCCCATGATATCCCGTGAAGGCCGATGGTCATACATTGGGGACGAGCAAAACAAGGCCTTCTACATCGAGAAGGAGACAGGCAGGGTGTGGTTCCAGACCGGAGATATGGGGAGAATGGACGAAAAGGGAGATCTCTTCATCGTCGGACGGTACAAGGACAT GATCATCCGCGGCGGCGAAAATATTTCCCCTGCCGCTATCGAGGCCGTTCTCATGAAGAATTCAGCCCTCCGCACTCTCGACCCGCAAGT CGTCGGTGTCAGGGATACCATTGCGGGTGAGGTTCCCGCCGTGGTAATCAAAGGTGACCAGCCAGGTGCCGCTGTCGAAGAGGCAGTTCGAGAAACTGTGCTCCAACACATGACAAGAATGCACGTCCCAGATGTGGTCATTCATCTCAAAGATTTAGGTCAAAAGGACTTCCCGCGAACGACTTCAGGCAAGATTCAAAAGTTCAAGCTGAAGCAGCTTGTGGCAACCCATCTTGACAATCAGGCTGCTCCGCAGACCTCGGGGATATCCTCCGGACTCGGACAGCATGAGGAGGAACAGGTCAAGGCCATCTGGACGAAAGCCATTGGCCTGGGATCTTCGTCTCAGCTGGATGTCAACGCACCTCTTGGGCAGTACATCGACAGCATCACCATGATGCGCGTCCGCGACAAGATCAGAAAGCAAACGGGCGTGGCGCTCCCGTTGGCAGCCATGGCCCAGGCCGCGACATTCGCCGAGCAGATGAAACTTCTGCACAGCCTGTCGGCGGGCCGAAGAACGGCTTCTATGGCAACGGAAGTTGGCGCGGCGCATCTTGCGAGGCAGCAAGAGAGGATATcggccgccaacgccagGATCGCAACACGAGGAAGAGCTTTCTCAACAGAGGACATGGCGGACTCGGGCGTGGAACCGGAGCTATACGAGTTCGTCAAAGATAGGGTCTTGGAGGTCATCTCACCTCACGGTCTTGGGtgggacgacgtcgaggacgttgGCCCCGCGTACGACGCGAATGCTGTGCAGGCGCAGTGTGGTTTTTACGATACCATCAACTTCAACATGGCCATTAGCACGAAGAAGGCCATAAGTAAAAGG GAACTTCGCAGCGCCTTGGAAGCGGCGATGCTCAACCATCCCATCATGTGCTCGTTCATGATCTGGGATGCCGACTGGCGCAGCGTCAATCCCGAGCCGAACGAAGCCCTCCACATCATCATGCGCCCGTCGGCGAGATATTTCGACTTGGCCATAcaagacggcggcgctgttCGCTCCTTgaaggacgtcgaggacatcGCACTTGGCCagaccgccgaggcccgcCGTTTCCCAGCACCGCAACAGAACACGTTCCCCGGGCCGCTCTATCGAGTCATGCTCCTCGACGTGGAAGAGACCGGCACTGTGGCGATGGTGACGTCCGGGAACCACTCCATCACCGACCACTCCGCGGGGCAGTTGTTctacgacgacctcgaccgaGCCGTCGCGCTGGCTGTCTCCCCGAGTCTCGCCTCAAGCGGCTCAACCGCCGCGAGCATTCAAGCACAGCTACCGGAACACAAGGACTACAAGTCCTATCTGGACCTGCATCGCGCTGTGCGCAGCTCTCCGCGGGCTCTGGCGTCCACCAAGTGGCATGTCGATCGACTTTCCTCGCTGCCGCAACACGTCGATGCCGGGGCGTTGTGGCCAAGCCCGAAGTCCTGGATGCACGTCTCGTTGGAAGACCATTACAGGGAAAGTCATCAACTGCAACACGGCTTCTCGATAAGGGTCCGTCCAGCAGATCCCACAGGCTCCACGCCCATCCCCATCTCCACcatcgtcaaggccgccatgGCGATAGCAAGCGCCCGCAGAAGTGGCTACACGACCGCGAGGGCCACGACAGGCGCCAGGTCGAGGGTGGCCGTGTTCTCCAGTGTCGAAGCGGCGCGATCCCACTACAACCCATTCCTACCCCCGTCCGTTACTGCCACCGAACCGGCCCACCGAGGAGAGGAGCACAACGGGTCCCTGCGGTGGGAAGCTGGCGACGTGGCGGGGCCGACAGTGCAAATCGTGTGCAACGTGGTGGAGATGCCGAGATGCGACCGCGAGTCGGTCGAAACCGTGTCCCAGTTCCTGGGTCGTATGCAGCGGGAGCAGGAGCTCCAGACCAAGCACGCCTCCGCACCCTGGCGGGCCATCATGGACAGGCTGGAAGACCCGAACGCCATGGAGAGGCCCTGGCCGCTGCTGCCTTTGGTCCACGGCACCCTCATGTTCAACTGGGCCCCTGGGCTCGGCGAGAGCGCCAGGGCGACGCAAGCTTCCGCAGAGGACGCGAGGCTCTCCCAATTCGAGAACCTGGACATGTTGAAGTCAGTGCAGAAGCCGCGAgtcgggctcgtcgtctccgccggagccagcagcagtggtcCCGGGGCAACGGGCTCGGATTCGGGTTCTGTCACCACCGTGTTCTTACATCTCAGGGGTGCAGGGCTTGGGTGGGGTTCTGACGGCGGGATGCTTTCTTTCGCCAGGGAGATTGAGGAGATGACTCGGTGGCTATCGGCGGACGAGAATAAGGGGCTCCCGCTTCAAGATGCGTTTGGTGGTCGCGAGTGA
- a CDS encoding POT family protein has protein sequence MSNAGGLNDDVLAKAHVASATVQGTGAETRGSFDVTAAAAPAVVDDNYYDSKSDDDYEDKPTEEELNTLRRVSGPIHWGIYTIAFAELCERFSYYGSSVLYTNFVMRPLPPGSKTGATYGADIPAGALGMGQKASQGVSLVNQFWAYLVPLFGGWLADAKLGRYKVIHIAIAVSTLAHIILVISAAPGVLSQGKVAFAPFFIGLFTLCCGTGLFKANISPLLAEQNKDTRMRVEVQKGERVIVDPSVTNTRIFLWFYFAINTGAVGGQISMVFVEKYHSFWLAFLLPTILFLICPFVLYFNKKNYHLTPPTGSVLEKFFRMSSFAAKRSGGYTKLNWENAKPSNIPVAERPGWLTYDDAWVDEVRRGLMACKVFLFLPIFFLAYNQMTNNLTSQAGSMVLGGAPNDVIQNLNPLSIIIMIPILDHLIYPGFRKMGFNFTPIKRMTTGFFFAASAMVAAAVMQHYIYQMSPCGDHATICEEGPAQINVWAQCLPYIFVGLAEIFTNVTSYEYAFSKAPENMKSLVMSVNLAMSAVSAAIGQAFTPLSDDPLLVWNYACVAIIAFIGGVAFWFCFKHLDHEEDELNQLKKTKFLGTNQPNAVARDDAAAQAHVSEKV, from the exons CgtgacggccgccgccgcccccgccgtcgtcgacgacaactaCTACGACTCCAAGTCGGACGACGACTACGAGGACAAGCCGACAGAGGAGGAGCTCAACACGCTCCGCCGTGTCTCGGGCCCGATCCACTGGGGCATCTACAccatcgccttcgccgagcTCTGCGAGCGCTTCTCCTACTATGGCTCTTCCGTCCTCTACACCAACTTCGTCATGCGCCCTCTGCCGCCCGGCTCCAAGACCGGTGCCACCTACGGCGCCGATATCCCCGCCGGTGCGCTCGGCATGGGTCAGAAGGCTTCCCAGGGTGTTTCCCTGGTGAACCAGTTCTGGGCCTACCTCGTCCCCCTCTTCGG TGGTTGGTTGGCCGACGCGAAGCTTGGCCGTTACAAGGTCATCcacatcgccatcgccgtctcgACCCTCGCCCacatcatcctcgtcatctcggccgcgCCCGGCGTCctctcccagggcaaggtcGCCTTCGCCCCCTTCTTCATCGGTCTCTTCACGCTCTGCTGCGGCACCGGCCTCTTCAAGGCCAACATTTCCCCGCTGCTGGCCGAGCAGAACAAGGACACGCGCATGCGCGTCGAGGTCCAGAAGGGCGAGcgcgtcatcgtcgacccGTCCGTCACCAACACGCGCATCTTCCTGTGGTTCTACTTCGCCATCAACacgggcgccgtcggcggccagaTCTCCATGGTCTTCGTCGAGAAGTACCACAGCTTCTGGCTCGCCTTCTTGCTGCCCaccatcctcttcctcatctgCCCCTTTGTGCTCTACTTCAACAAGAAGAACTACCACCTCACCCCTCCCACCGGCTCCGTCCTCGAGAAGTTCTTCCGCATGTCCAGCTTCGCCGCCAAGCGCTCCGGCGGCTACACCAAGCTCAACTGGGAGAACGCCAAGCCCAGCAACATCCCCGTCGCCGAGCGCCCCGGCTGGTTGACCTACGACGACGCCTGGGTTGACGAAGTCCGCCGCGGTCTCATGGCCTGCAAggtcttcctcttcctgcccatcttcttcctcgcctaCAACCAGATGACCAACAACCTGACCTCCCAGGCCGGTTCCatggtcctcggcggcgcccccaACGACGTCATCCAGAACCTCAACCCGCtgtccatcatcatcatgatCCCCATCCTTGACCACCTGATCTACCCGGGCTTCCGCAAGATGGGCTTCAACTTCACCCCCATCAAGCGCATGACCACCggtttcttcttcgccgcctcggccatggtcgccgccgccgtcatgcAGCACTACATCTACCAGATGTCTCCTTGCGGCGACCACGCCACCATCTGCGAGGAGGGCCCTGCCCAGATCAACGTCTGGGCCCAGTGTCTCCCCTACATCTTCGTCGGTCTGGCCGAGATCTTCACCAACGTCACCTCGTACGAGTACGCCTTCTCCAAGGCCCCCGAGAACATGAAGTCCCTGGTCATGTCCGTCAACCTCGCCATGagcgccgtctccgccgccatcggccagGCCTTCACCCCTCTGTCCGACGACCCCCTCCTGGTCTGGAACTACGCctgcgtcgccatcatcgccttcATCGGTGGTGTCGCCTTCTGGTTCTGCTTCAAGCACCTCGAccacgaggaggacgagctcAACCAGCTCAAGAAGACAAAGTTCCTCGGCACCAACCAGCCCAACGCCGTGGCTCgcgacgacgctgccgccCAGGCTCACGTCTCCGAGAAGGTCTAA
- a CDS encoding Benzoate 4-monooxygenase cytochrome P450 — protein MSSFTSQLASILSPGLIGRLFCVATVSYFVIGILRSWTRLWHLPGPFLCSFSYWPMFRIRCRGSRAFSEYAKLTAQYGKLVRIGPNDVITSDPVLIRRMSAAKSTYERSSWYKATRLDPYHDMMGSVLDKSVHHSLRTKLSPGYLGKDIPGLEASIDEGIAELVDLIRRKYTSRPKTTAALPASGVDQVLGLPDSRPVDFGRLADNYAMDARSRMSFGRPIGLQEKDTDVFGLVKMSNVAIDVLQFFTDIPALQMIFTSNLVLGLFGPKPTDLSGFGKIMGLAQQHVADRFGPDAKDEPDLLGSFLRHGLDQRSAQSEIMFPMVAGSDTAAKAIKWTMQHLLWNPSTYESLEKEIMTANSDGAISEPITNAEAQKLPFLQAVIYEALRVHPPFTGLLMKKVGSEGDVYEGTFLPPGTRVGHDTWSVTHDKQLFGEDADMFRPERWLEADAATVREWKKQTELVFGAGRWQCAGKAVALIELNKVFVALIRNFEFLSTNAAMTAVIRNRQS, from the exons ATGAGTTCTTTCACGTCTCAGTTGGCAAGCATCCTGTCTCCAGGACTCATTGGCCGACTCTTCTGCGTGGCCACCGTGTCGTACTTCGTCATCGGGATTCTAAGGTCATGGACTCGCTTGTGGCACTTACCCGGCCCTTTTCTTTGTTCGTTCTCGTACTGGCCAATGTTTAGAATCCGTTGTCGCGGCTCCCGTGCGTTTTCCGAATACGCCAAGCTCACGGCCCAGTACGGCAAACTCGTTCGCATAGGTCCCAACGATGTGATCACCTCAGACCCGGTCCTCATCAGACGTatgtcggcggcgaagtCAACATACGAGCGCAGTAGCTGGTATAAGGCAACGCGGCTGGACCCGTACCATGACATGATGGGTAGCGTGCTCGACAAGTCCGTCCACCACTCCCTGAGGACGAAACTGTCACCGGGTTACTTGGGAAAGGACATCCCGGGACTAGAAGCCAGTATCGACGAGGGAATagccgagctcgtcgacctgaTTCGCCGAAAGTAtacctcgaggccgaagacTACCGCCGCTCTTCCAGCAAGCGGAGTGGACCAGGTCTTGGGACTTCCGGACTCGAGGCCTGTCGATTTCGGCCGCCTTGCGGACAACTATGCCATGGATGCGCGATCAAGGATGTCGTTCGGTCGTCCCATCGGGTTGCAGGAAAAAGATACGGATGTCTTTGGACTGGTCAAAATGTCAAACGTGGCGATAGACGTGCTGCAGTTCTTCACCGACATTCCTGCGCTGCAAATGATCTTCACGTCGAATCTCGTACTGGGCTTGTTTGGCCCTAAGCCAACCGACTTGAGTGGTTTCGGAAAAATCATGGG ACTTGCCCAACAGCACGTTGCAGACCGTTTTGGTCCCGATGCAAAGGACGAGCCTGACCTACTT GGGTCCTTTCTCCGTCACGGGCTTGACCAACGCTCGGCACAGTCTGAAATCATGTTCCCAATGGTTGCTGGTTCGGATACAGCTGCGAAAGCCATCAAGTGGACAATGCAACACCTCCTCTGGAATCCCTCCACCTATGAGTCTCTTGAGAAGGAAATCATGACAGCGAATTCGGATGGAGCAATATCAGAGCCTATCACGAACGCAGAGGCTCAAAAGCTGCCCTTTCTTCAG GCCGTTATTTACGAGGCGCTCCGAGTGCACCCACCGTTCACTGGTCTGTTGATGAAGAAGGTCGGCTCCGAAGGCGACGTGTATGAAGGCACATTTCTTCCTCCAGGGACAAGAGTCGGTCACGACACGTGGTCAGTGACACACGACAAACAACTATTCGGAGAGGACGCCGACATGTTCCGGCCCGAGCGATGGCTTGAAGCCGATGCTGCCACGGTCAGAGAGTGGAAAAAACAGACCGAGCTGGTTTTTGGTGCCGGCCGGTGGCAGTGTGCGGGTAAGGCGGTGGCCCTCATAGAGCTGAACAAGGTCTTCGTCGCG CTTATTCGTAACTTTGAGTTCCTGTCGACGAATGCTGCCATGACTGCCGTGATAAGGAATCGCCAGTCGTAA
- a CDS encoding Alpha amylase: MRSLKSSLSLLAVGALQGASALDAAGWRNQSIYQIITDRFATSDGSTPACDTTPGLYCGGTWKGITSKLDYIQNLGATAIWISPIVKNVEGNINGYGEGYHGFWTEDIYSINPHFGTEADLKELADSLHARGMYLMIDVAPNHVGLNDDPGNYAKYKPFNKPEYYHKECPIAWNNITSEQLCWLEGLPDLRTEDAYVRQVYASWIKDLVAKYSIDGLRVDTALEIEPEFFSEGGFREAAGVFLLAEVSHSSLDLLAPYQGVLDGILDYNGFHSVSPAFGKVEGDLEALYQSINKMASTASIDPSVWGSFVENQDQVRFANRNSDVALAKNLYSLVMLRDGIPIVYYGQEQHFNGGANPHNREALWLGGYDIHSELYGWIQQTNKVRVHAAAANADFLTRERTRAVFSYGSKDSSRVIALRKGQLFSMYTNGGVAATNNVMFAIARNVHGFAIGSDVVDVMNCESFQVASHGRLWVQMPDGGLPRVFLPKEQAEGLCNDVKAPLASATIKVGVDKNTGYNKRSVPFVATVLE; the protein is encoded by the coding sequence ATGCGTTCTCTTAAATCATCCCTCTCTTTGCTGGCCGTCGGGGCTCTTCAGGGCGCATCAGCCTTGGACGCCGCCGGATGGCGCAACCAGAGCATCTACCAGATCATCACCGACCGCTTTGCCACCTCAGACGGCTCGACGCCAGCATGCGACACGACCCCGGGCTTGTACTGCGGTGGTACGTGGAAGGGCATCACCAGCAAGCTGGACTACATCCAGAACTTGGGTGCCACGGCCATCTGGATCTCGCCCATTGTCAAGAACGTAGAAGGAAACATCAACGGATACGGAGAGGGCTACCACGGCTTCTGGACGGAGGACATCTACTCGATCAACCCGCACTTCGGCACCGAGGCCGACCTGAAGGAGCTCGCCGACTCCCTCCACGCCCGCGGCATGTACCTGATGATCGACGTCGCCCCTAACCACGTCGGCCTGAACGATGACCCCGGCAACTACGCCAAGTACAAACCGTTCAACAAGCCCGAGTACTACCACAAGGAGTGCCCCATCGCCTGGAACAACATCACGTCCGAGCAGCTCTGCTGGCTCGAGGGTCTGCCCGACCTGCGCACCGAGGATGCCTACGTCCGCCAGGTCTACGCCTCGTGGATCAaggacctcgtcgccaaGTACTCCATCGACGGCCTCCGCGTCGACACGGCCCTCGAGATCGAGCCCGAGTTCTTCAGCGAGGGCGGCttccgcgaggccgccggcgtcttcctGCTCGCCGAGGTCAGCCACTCGAGCCTGGACCTGCTGGCCCCTTACCAGGGGGTCCTCGACGGCATCCTGGACTACAACGGCTTCCACTCGGTCTCGCCGGCGTTCGGCAAGGTTGAGGGCGACCTGGAGGCGCTGTACCAGAGCATCAACAAGATGGCGAGCACCGCCAGCATCGACCCTTCGGTCTGGGGCTCCTTCGTCGAGAACCAGGACCAGGTCCGCTTCGCCAACCGGAACAGCGACGTGGCGCTGGCCAAGAACCTGTACTCCCTCGTCATGCTCCGGGACGGCATCCCCATCGTCTACTACGGCCAGGAGCAGCActtcaacggcggcgccaaccCGCACAACCGCGAGGCGCTCTGGCTGGGCGGCTACGACATCCACTCGGAGCTGTACGGCTGGATCCAGCAGACGAACAAGGTGCGGGTgcacgccgccgcggccaacGCCGATTTCCTGACCCGGGAGCGCACGCGGGCCGTCTTCTCGTACGGCAGCAAGGACAGCAGCCGCGTCATCGCCCTCCGCAAGGGCCAGCTCTTCTCCATGTACaccaacggcggcgtcgccgccaccaacaaCGTCATGTTCGCCATCGCCCGAAACGTCCACGGCTTTGCCATCGGctccgacgtcgtcgacgtcatgAACTGCGAGTCCTTCCAGGTGGCCTCCCACGGACGCCTCTGGGTGCAGATGCCCGACGGCGGTCTCCCGCGCGTGTTCTTGCCCaaggagcaggccgaggggCTCTGCAACGACGTCAAGGCGCCCCTGGCGAGCGCCACCATCAAGGTCGGCGTGGACAAGAACACGGGGTACAACAAGCGGTCGGTGCCGTTTGTGGCCACGGTGCTGGAGTAG
- a CDS encoding Squalene synthase: protein MSESPAVTPTVEGLRHHLSCLIPDFLKCINYTQPPKADQDALREALLERGRQAGVHVEPEDGSNMRFEAGLAVAAVCKPDGSMREIDKHELFRLTTLVQEMYPLHPFDIQVHIGLFTWLGFIIDDLNAELGSDLDNFQSRFFRGDTQPCVILQCFASVLRSTTDYYDPVVANLIVLSALAFVNSNAIELRREYQTIALTREALSWPYYFRDKEGLPEVYTYFCFYKEVCPDISRFMPAAPEMGKFINLTNDILSFYKEEKAGEVRNYIHKKALCSGCSPLQVLESTISETAIAYTRTLAILKDSHPYDDICDSWDKVFTRRL, encoded by the exons ATGTCTGAATCGCCAGCAGTGACGCCCACCGTTGAGGGCCTCCGGCACCATCTCTCATGTCTGATTCCCGACTTTCTCAAGTGCATCAACTACACCCAGCCCCCAAAGGCGGACCAAGACGCCCTCCGAGAGGCCCTCCTCGAGAGAGGTCGTCAGGCCGGCGTGCATGTCGAACCGGAAGATGGCTCGAACATGAGGTTCGAAGCCGGTCTCGCCGTAGCCGCAGTATGCAAACCCGACGGTTCCATGAGAGAGATTGACAAGCATGAGCTGTTCAGACTGACAACTCTTGTGCAGGAGATGTACCCCCTACACCCCTTCGATATCCAGGTTCACATTGGCCTCTTTACCTGGCTCGGCTTCATCATTGACGACCTCAACGCCGAGCTGGGCTCGGACCTCGACAACTTCCAGTCGCGCTTCTTCCGCGGGGATACGCAGCCCTGCGTCATCCTGCAGTGCTTCGCCAGTGTCTTGAGGTCGACGACCGACTATTACGATCCCGTTGTTGCCAACCTGATTGTGCTCTCCGCGTTGGCCTTTGTGAACTCCAACGCCATCGAACTCCGCCGAGAGTACCAGACCATCGCCTTGACGAGAGAGGCTCTCAGCTGGCCGTACTACTTCCGGGACAAGGAGGGTCTGCCCGAGGTTTACACCTACTTTTGCTTCTATAAAGAAGTGTGTCCTGACATCTCCCGCTTCATGCCTGCGGCGCCAGAGATGGGAAAGTTCATCAACTTAACGAACGACATTTTATC CTTTTACAAAGAAGAGAAGGCCGGAGAGGTTAGAAACTATATACACAAGAAAGCACTTTGTTCAGGCTGTAGTCCTTTACAAGTGCTAGAGTCTACTATTTCGGAAACTGCAATCGCTTACACTCGGACGTTAGCTATTCTGAAGGATAGCCACCCCTATGATGATATATG TGACAGCTGGGACAAAGTTTTCACCCGCCGTCTATAA
- a CDS encoding SAM-dependent methyltransferase, which translates to MSTTTITAVQETDRSRFNFQHRWFERTLKHWEERTSPFRGKKLSVMEVGSFEGGSATWILDNLMDHPESTFTAIDTFGGSMEFENDTYKEFEAYDIPSLEKRFRSNVAKCRHVDKLTVIKRSSLDALATLKHQGARFDFIYIDGSHVAFDVLHDAVLAWGMLEVGGTIVFDDYTLNRYNEESYNPAVAVDALIRCAAPQAQASQAGSQMWVKKVPQQFPPTLNPEREVIVEDD; encoded by the coding sequence ATGTCGACCACGACTATTACCGCCGTCCAAGAGACGGACCGTAGCAGATTCAACTTCCAGCATCGATGGTTCGAAAGGACCCTCAAGCACTGGGAGGAGCGCACCAGCCCTTTCCGCGGCAAAAAGCTGAGCGTCATGGAAGTCGGCTCTTTCGAGGGCGGCTCCGCGACGTGGATTCTGGACAACCTGATGGACCACCCAGAGTCGACGTTCACCGCCATCGACACCTTCGGCGGGAGCATGGAGTTCGAGAATGACACGTACAAGGAGTTCGAGGCGTACGATATCCCCTCGCTGGAGAAGCGCTTCCGGTCCAACGTCGCAAAGTGCCGGCACGTCGACAAGCTGACCGTCATCAAGCGGTCGAGCCTCGACGCGCTCGCCACCCTGAAGCACCAAGGCGCTCGTTTCGATTTCATTTACATTGACGGATCCCACGTCGCCTTTGACGTCTTGCACGACGCCGTTCTCGCCTGGGGCATGCTCGAGGTTGGGGGCACCATCGTCTTTGACGACTACACCTTGAACAGGTACAACGAGGAGAGCTACAACCCGGCGGTCGCGGTCGACGCGCTGATCCGATGTGCGGCTCCCCAGGCGCAAGCCTCCCAGGCGGGATCTCAGATGTGGGTCAAGAAGGTGCCTCAGCAATTCCCGCCCACCCTCAACCCCGAGAGGGAAGTGATCGTCGAAGACGACTGA